The DNA region TTCTGACTGTCATCAGTGGGAATATTAAAGTCAGAATAGACAGGCACTCACGTAGAAAACTTGGAATAAAAccaactgaaaatgaaaaatcttcatTGTCCAAAAGAACAACTAATGTCCATGgtctcctttctttcctgagcCACCTGGTTCTTTGTTTAAGTGGCTTTGCTCCAGAACAGAGTTGGAATTGCTCCACTTAtgatttgttttcccttcttgaGGAAAACAATCAGGTGAATTGCTTACCAAAGTAATTTTGCTGACCTGTGCAgcatttctcctctttcctttgaTTCCCAGCCTTTAAATCAATAAAcaattttgtcttaaaaaaattaaatctgagCCGCTGTCATCAATAACCAGATTTCAGTGGTAAATTAACAACTCAGTCTCTTTGTCAAAAAACACATCAAACGCTGAGTGAGTATACGCCTGTCCCACCCTCTAAATATCATTAAGTTCCCCATCCATGACCCTTGGAAGGAGAGTTCTGCAGAATCTCATAGACTTGCTTACCTTATTCCTTAAGCAACAGGCTATGACACAGCAGACACAGGAAATCATGGCAAACATGATCAGGCCAATAATTATCCATGACATGAATCCCAGTGAAATGCAGTCTTCCTTGTCTGGATATGGGGAGGAAAAACAGTCATTACAGAAAATTTGcatttcccccccaaccccaacccTGCTATACCTAACTGAAAattctttcccctcttctctTCATATCAATAAAATAGCAAACGTGAGCTCTGGCAAAGGATTTTCCttggaaaagtgttttcagcAGGAAGCAGAACATTGCAGTTTTGCAGGAGAGCTGAAACTGTTGGTGCACAGCCTGCAAGTGTAGATGAGGCCAAGCCAGGCTTGAGAGCATGATGGTATTTCAGATCTGAGCAAGGCTTAAGCTTACATTCAGTGAGTACCATAGATGATTTAAAGGGCAGCCTGGTCAAAAGAAGGGGGGACTTTGTCAGTCATGTTTGGATAGAAAGGCAAACTGAGGGACACAAGATTATCCTTGCCCAGATCTGGGAGAAGACATGATAGGGCATGAAACATCTGGCAATAGCTATGAGCATCTGGCTATCCATACAAATGGAAATTGacagctttcagaaacactgcagaCCAAAAGGGATGTCACAGCTTGATTCTGAGAAGCTGTTAAGttcagagaaggctgagagaTAATTTGATGCAACCTCATAATTGTAGCCTTAGCTTTTCAGCTTCTATCTTTGTTTAGTCCTGGTGttgagagaaaggaaaagatagcAACAGAAGGACAACAGGCAGTACCATGTTGCAACTGAACTGTATAAAGAACCAAGAAGGGGTGTAAGCAAAACCACTATTAACTCTTCCAGCTTAATATACTAAAGATCCACTGAGCGAAAGGCAGTTCAAAATTAAAGCCTGTGCAGTGAGTCTTCTGAAGTTAGTCCAAGCCCTTCTcagtaaaaggcaaaaaattcaCAGTAGTTGTGGACCTCTTCTGCCCTAAGAAGGCTCTAAACTGAAGGCCTGCTTCAGAGAGGAGAACACCATCTTCTTCACATCAGAGTGGCCATTTGATGTGGCATCAGTCTCATATACCACCACTATCACAGATACTTGacagctcttttttttgtaatcctAAGCATATGAAGATAGCTCtcagaatggattttttttttttttttaacaactagAAAAAATCATAAGATTTACAATCAGCAGCTTGGAAAATGGACAATGGGAAATTTCTGCTGCAGGCAAAGGTGGGACTGCAGTACTCCAGAAGACATAGTCTACCTAGCTTGGGTGCCACCAACAATATGCAGAACTCAGCATGGCCTGCAAAACCTGACCAAGAAGATGAATAAATATGGAGAGGCCATGCTGAGCAGTCTGCCAACACAGCTCCATTGTTATCAGCCCCCTGCTAAGTAGTTTTAAGCTGTCTTAGAAATACCTGTGCAAACTTCAGTCACACTTTTCACTGCAGCATTGCTATGCCCAATGTCTACTTACCAATAAACTGAAGTGAGGGGAGAAGAGAAGTTAACTTACCTTGGATGTACAAATAGGTTTCTTTCAGCCGGCATTCTATGTAAGGAGGGGGTAAGAACATCTCCAGGCAGTAGGTATAAATGTCAATATGCTTGCTTTCCAGATTTTTAAGAATGAAACTGGTGCTGCTATTTGAATGCTCTGTCTGACAGTAAGTGACATTACTCTTGGGGATAACTTTCTCTTCACTCAAATGGAGTGCACAGATCTCCTTCTTTTCATTCCCTTTGAAGAGGGTCATGCTGAACTCACTCACATTTTTGGGGTTGGGGAATGTGAACTTGAAGTTTCCATTTTCAAATTCCACCATCACCTGGGGGTCAGAGACATGAGGTTgatctgaagaaacaaaaccaataagCATGGTGACTCACACAGCAATTAAAAGAATCCCCAAAATCTTAAGAAACTATTTAAACAAAGCAAGTGAACCATGTGATTGAAACTTaagccatccagccagtttgATGATGTAGCTGAAAACTTGAAATGGGACATGAAGACAAAACTCCTACATAAGTGCCTTAACCACCAGACTTATCTTTCCTTTCCAGAGTAGACAGTGGTTTGAGGCATGACATAAAGTTTAAACCTAATTACTTCAATGGCTATAGCACCTTTATCACTAATGGGAGGAGTAGAGGACAAATGTCActatgtgcatgcacacacatgcaatCCAGAAACCACATTTGACCTTCCCAAAAACTGTCTGAAAAACTCTCAGATGTTGTGCCACTctcattttgcacattttttggagaagaaaaagaaaataaactgaccAAGGACCTCCTGCTACCTCCCAGTTTGACTTTGTAAAGTCAGTAACCAACAGCATGGGAAACTCGCTCAGATGAAAATGCGTTAAACTGTGCTGCAAAAAAGAGGACAATACAAGGCAGTAGTTTCTGAtctagaaaagcatttaaaaccaTAACTTTAATTATGTAAATGTGTCTTACCTATATTTTTGCACGGTCTTGATGAGCAGCTATCAActcctgaaaaatacaaatttttttcctatttaaaagtaaagaagAGAGATGCAAGAACAGGGGCTGAGCTATGCCATGTTAAGTTGCTGAAGTTATTTTCTAATTTGTGTCATTAGCCTATATGATCCTATATGTGCTACACTATAAAATTATACGATGTgataaaagcacaaaatataaaagtcaaagtagaaaaaaaatgcattaagcAGGAACGAATATTGATCATACACACGACATGTATTAGCTCTTAAAAGActtctgcaaaataataaatgtacTTCATAAGTAGAAGCTGAGATGAAAGTAAAATTTCCCCcaaaatactgagaaaatgtgtccccaaataaaaaaagcatacTTTTGATTTCTCATGAATACAGAGCCTGCAACGAGCCAGCATCATACTTCATTTCCAGACCAAAGTGTCAATTTTGGTCTACACTCATTCTGTTTCCCCCACTGCTCAACACTGCATCAACATGTCTTCTTAAGGCACATCTAGAatgaatttctgtaaaaatgctCCAATACatacagcaagaaaatattCAAGCAATACatacaggttttttcctttttcaatatCAACTTTTTCTCTTCAAGATTATCAAACTGTATTCAGTCCATTGTGCATAGGCAGCCTCCATTACAGGAAACAGgcacatttttaataattgttctaggtttgtttttttaagtcacTGCCTCCATCACCACGCACTATGGCAGTACTGAGAGTGGAATTTCCTGGCTGGCTGGTGCCATGTACCACTTTGAAATGGTTTGTATGTCAGTACTGGCAGCATAGCACAGCCTTATAGTGTTTCATTTGGAATTTCTCTTTTTGCAGTCCCCTAAAATTAAAGGTACAGACAGGTACACAGACAAGTAGAAAACAAACTGTATTTgcctttccttgttttctggTAGCCTAAGTAAGTTCTTCAGGGACTGCTTAGACTGAAATATACTCTACATCAGGATTTTGTGATGATAAGGAAATATGGGGCAAATACTTAAAGACTTTTATGCACCATCCTATTCTTGTGGTTACTGCTACATGGTAGTCTAGATCCACACAAAGTAGGTCCCCAACTGTGCCAGGTATTGAATTGATTACACAGTATAAAGAATCTTTTTCTTGATAACAAAAGCACCTGTTACCTTTGACAACCAGCCCGTGTATTCACAGGAACAGATTATTCTCGTTTGGGTACCTTTGTATGCTCTCAGCTCTTTCTGGACAGAGGCAATCTTTCAGTGTGCATGTTTTATCCTTCTCTGAATTCTTGCTCCCCAGTTACTACCAATGGCAAAGGCATTGTAATGAATACttgtttaaagtatttttagtgTGACATATAAGCTAATGGACTTCTGGAAGACGCTTTACAATGCTCAGttggaaagcaataaaaattgtTATATCTTTTTGATTGATTTACCCTCTTCCTAGTTATCACATTCTTCCTGGTTTACTGTGCACAGTCAGCACCCTTATCTAATTCTGCAACAGTTCTAATACCTGTACTTCTCTCAGAACTATTACTTAAGTGTGTGATAACAGACAAGGTATTTGGCATCTTGTACCACTGATGTGAAGATAAGACAGACAAAACACACAACTCACCAGGCCACAGTGAAATAGAGTTCTAGATATGCTGAAGGCACAGATACAGAAAGTGCAAGCCCTTATAATGGTATATagtctgaaaagctgaaagcaaaggTCAAATAAAGAAACAGTTCTTGATGACTTGCATGTTGTATggtgaaagaaagcagcagctatgAGAACAGTATTTGAAGTAAAGGtcttttaaaatgctctgtAGTTTGGTAACATATACCTTTAAAATTAGGCCCAACAGCAAATTATttagggaaaggaagaaaaaaaccaagtgtATTGTTATAGCAGAAGCTAGGGAGCATGGTGAATACTTAAGTTGACCTGCTACTTTTGAGAAGCATCCACCTGTAGCTGAGACCTCTACATTTGTCACTGGTCATCTGAGAGGAGAGGCAGATGCTGACTCTGTCAGGGCAGCTACAGAGCCAAGCGGTGCCATATTCCCTCAAAACCTCAGAGGAGCATGGGGCTACCCTGCTCTGAGTGCTAAAGCAACA from Falco biarmicus isolate bFalBia1 chromosome 8, bFalBia1.pri, whole genome shotgun sequence includes:
- the LOC130154257 gene encoding inducible T-cell costimulator-like; protein product: MKSVAVTFWVLCFQFEALYGVDSCSSRPCKNIDQPHVSDPQVMVEFENGNFKFTFPNPKNVSEFSMTLFKGNEKKEICALHLSEEKVIPKSNVTYCQTEHSNSSTSFILKNLESKHIDIYTYCLEMFLPPPYIECRLKETYLYIQDKEDCISLGFMSWIIIGLIMFAMISCVCCVIACCLRNKNQRCESNSHEYNSEYMPMAAVNVAKKTRI